A region of Plantactinospora sp. BC1 DNA encodes the following proteins:
- a CDS encoding FAD-binding oxidoreductase yields MTKVGEISIERRGGADIARRLAGICGAHFARPAGAADGVAGTVARWVAAPGNPEAVTEVVRLAAEHDLSVVPRGAGTKLDWGMPPSQVDIVLDTGRLAGVWQQPEDELVAEIGAGTPVRAAEAILERTGRRLPIDVPSVGATLGGVVAANESGPLRHLHGRPCDQLVGVSYVDASGVLAHARAGAAGDSGERSGQVPADPDVARLLCGSQGALGVLVSATLRVQPIPASRGWVVRSVWTPLEVHDLVRAVLDAELRPTAIEVDLPGGRTQAAGRGPRSLGSGGHLPPDGPGATGAPGPSGRSSARGWFETPVRPGVPARPVGGSGDRAEPGSGRAAGPRGWSGEPGAGTLAVLLEGGPAEVAERAGRLTALLGGDARAVGAAPGWWRRYPFRPDDVALRIEVPIGDLHAAVYALRDAAGAPVPVRGSAGLGVVHAALPSDSSPERVGAILDGVRAVLRARSGRCVVVAAPPRIREAVDLWGELPDLPLLRRVKERFDPARRLAPGRYPGGI; encoded by the coding sequence ATGACCAAGGTGGGGGAGATCTCGATAGAACGGCGCGGGGGCGCTGACATCGCACGGCGGCTGGCGGGCATCTGTGGTGCCCACTTCGCCCGGCCGGCGGGGGCGGCCGACGGCGTGGCCGGCACGGTGGCCCGCTGGGTCGCGGCGCCGGGCAACCCGGAGGCGGTCACCGAGGTGGTCCGGCTCGCCGCCGAACACGACCTCTCGGTGGTGCCCCGGGGGGCCGGCACCAAACTCGACTGGGGCATGCCCCCGTCGCAGGTCGACATCGTGCTGGACACCGGGCGACTCGCCGGGGTCTGGCAGCAGCCGGAGGACGAGCTGGTGGCCGAGATCGGTGCGGGCACGCCGGTCCGGGCCGCCGAGGCGATCCTGGAGCGGACCGGGCGTCGACTGCCGATCGACGTACCCTCGGTCGGCGCCACCCTGGGCGGCGTGGTCGCGGCGAACGAGAGCGGCCCGCTCCGGCACCTGCACGGCCGCCCCTGCGACCAGCTCGTCGGGGTCAGCTACGTCGACGCCTCGGGGGTGCTCGCGCACGCCCGGGCCGGCGCGGCCGGCGACTCCGGGGAGCGGTCCGGCCAGGTGCCGGCCGACCCCGACGTCGCCCGGCTGCTCTGCGGGTCGCAGGGCGCGCTCGGCGTGCTGGTCTCGGCGACCCTGCGGGTGCAGCCGATCCCGGCCAGCCGGGGTTGGGTGGTCCGTTCGGTCTGGACCCCGCTGGAGGTGCACGACCTGGTCCGGGCCGTCCTCGACGCCGAGCTGCGGCCGACCGCGATCGAGGTCGACCTGCCCGGCGGCCGCACGCAGGCGGCCGGGCGCGGCCCGCGGAGCCTCGGCTCCGGCGGGCACCTTCCGCCGGACGGTCCGGGTGCCACGGGGGCACCCGGCCCGTCCGGCCGGTCGTCGGCGCGAGGCTGGTTCGAGACGCCGGTCCGGCCCGGCGTTCCGGCCCGCCCCGTCGGCGGTTCCGGCGACCGGGCGGAACCCGGGTCGGGTCGGGCGGCCGGGCCGCGCGGTTGGTCCGGCGAGCCCGGCGCCGGCACCCTGGCCGTACTCCTCGAAGGCGGGCCGGCCGAGGTGGCCGAGCGGGCCGGCCGGTTGACGGCGCTGCTCGGCGGCGACGCCCGGGCGGTCGGCGCGGCACCCGGGTGGTGGCGCCGTTATCCGTTCCGGCCGGACGACGTCGCGCTGCGCATCGAGGTGCCGATCGGTGACCTGCACGCCGCCGTCTACGCGCTGCGGGACGCCGCCGGGGCGCCGGTGCCGGTACGCGGCTCGGCGGGGCTCGGTGTCGTGCACGCCGCGCTGCCGTCCGACTCGTCGCCGGAGCGGGTCGGCGCCATCCTCGACGGCGTACGGGCGGTGCTGCGCGCCCGCTCCGGCCGCTGCGTGGTGGTCGCCGCTCCGCCCCGGATCCGCGAGGCGGTGGACCTCTGGGGGGAACTGCCCGACCTTCCGCTGTTGCGCCGGGTCAAGGAGCGCTTCGATCCGGCCCGACGACTTGCCCCCGGGCGCTATCCGGGCGGCATCTGA
- a CDS encoding SpoIIE family protein phosphatase: MSAEAGGTGTGGTDSGGTGEQLRRVRLPADRRTPAAARALVRSVLAEAALEELLNEALLLTTELSTNAVEHARTELDIEVVADSSGLTVTVSDFAAGPIDDVTARPRNDLTDISQVSERGRGLLLVDHFASRWGTTHQATGKGVWFRLDRKGPADPTKHPAETVAHSVVGGMAGGVGAPPGPSAPTAGAMSALMQTAPDPYADDPLPTFAADLLVRVGDMVGAAGGAVRLDRGDGAGWQLLARYGRQPRPGDELIRVPLTVHRPYAGELELDAAPSGYARPLAALVAERLSLHLENDRLRRADVRRQTWLTFLAEASELLAQSLDVELTMALIPQLVVPRLGQWCAVHVTDEWGRLKLAAATHADEAVLPQLHKMLSEDGPDSVQSRLREASRSQGQVPIGAPMDGFAIPLVARGQRLGTLAVGRHQRHRHDPDEIAVLEDVARRAALAIENARIHDERRKVAQTLQQSLLPPVLPVVDGIGFAAEYVPTGDAAEVGGDFYDVVPLAEDRWLVVVGDVSGKGVQAAAVTGLVRDVIRVLVGDGKPLPEALDRLNGTLVERGGGRYCTLALAAVDRDPAGRLTVSLYLAGHDRPVLVRADGRASFVGSGGTALGLLDSIASPVAEVRLDPGDALVFYTDGVTERRRGRELFGTERLRDAAAPLAGYSADVVAARLRAAAINFSVESPRDDIAILVLRNDSVG, encoded by the coding sequence GTGTCAGCGGAGGCGGGCGGCACGGGCACCGGCGGGACGGACAGCGGGGGCACGGGCGAGCAACTGCGCCGGGTACGGCTACCCGCCGACCGGCGTACCCCGGCGGCTGCGCGCGCCCTGGTCCGGTCGGTACTCGCCGAGGCGGCGCTCGAGGAACTGCTCAACGAGGCACTGCTGCTCACCACGGAACTCTCCACCAACGCGGTCGAGCACGCCCGCACCGAACTGGACATCGAGGTCGTCGCGGACTCCTCCGGCCTGACGGTGACGGTCTCGGACTTCGCGGCCGGACCGATCGACGACGTGACGGCCCGGCCCAGAAACGACCTGACGGACATCTCGCAGGTCTCCGAGCGGGGTCGGGGCCTGCTCCTGGTCGACCACTTCGCCAGCCGGTGGGGCACCACCCACCAGGCCACCGGCAAGGGCGTCTGGTTCCGGCTGGACCGCAAGGGCCCGGCCGACCCGACGAAGCACCCGGCGGAGACGGTGGCGCACAGCGTCGTCGGCGGCATGGCCGGCGGCGTCGGCGCCCCGCCCGGCCCGTCCGCGCCGACCGCCGGGGCGATGAGCGCGCTGATGCAGACCGCCCCCGACCCGTACGCCGACGATCCGCTGCCCACCTTCGCCGCCGACCTGCTGGTCCGGGTCGGCGACATGGTCGGCGCGGCCGGCGGTGCGGTACGCCTCGACCGGGGCGACGGCGCCGGCTGGCAACTGCTCGCCAGGTACGGCCGGCAGCCCCGCCCCGGCGACGAGCTGATCCGGGTGCCGTTGACCGTGCACCGGCCGTACGCCGGGGAGTTGGAACTCGACGCCGCGCCCTCCGGGTACGCCCGCCCGCTCGCCGCGCTCGTCGCCGAGCGGCTCTCCCTGCACCTGGAGAACGACCGGCTGCGCCGCGCCGACGTACGCCGGCAGACCTGGCTGACCTTCCTCGCCGAGGCGAGCGAACTGCTCGCCCAGTCGCTCGACGTCGAGCTGACGATGGCGCTGATCCCGCAGCTCGTGGTGCCCCGGCTCGGGCAGTGGTGCGCGGTGCACGTCACCGACGAGTGGGGGCGGTTGAAGCTGGCCGCCGCCACCCACGCCGACGAGGCGGTGCTGCCGCAGCTGCACAAGATGCTCTCCGAGGACGGTCCCGACTCGGTGCAGTCCCGGTTGCGCGAGGCGTCGCGCAGCCAGGGGCAGGTGCCGATCGGCGCTCCGATGGACGGTTTCGCCATCCCGCTGGTCGCCCGGGGGCAGCGGCTCGGCACCCTGGCGGTCGGCCGGCACCAGCGGCACCGGCACGATCCGGACGAGATCGCCGTGCTGGAGGACGTGGCCCGGCGGGCGGCGCTGGCCATCGAGAACGCCCGGATCCACGACGAGCGGCGCAAGGTGGCGCAGACCCTCCAGCAGTCGCTGCTGCCGCCGGTGCTGCCGGTGGTGGACGGCATCGGGTTCGCCGCCGAGTACGTGCCGACCGGGGACGCGGCCGAGGTGGGCGGCGACTTCTACGACGTCGTACCGCTGGCCGAGGACCGCTGGCTGGTGGTGGTCGGGGACGTCTCCGGCAAGGGCGTGCAGGCGGCGGCGGTGACCGGGCTGGTCCGGGACGTGATCCGGGTGCTGGTCGGTGACGGCAAGCCGCTGCCGGAGGCGCTGGACCGGCTCAACGGCACGCTGGTGGAGCGGGGCGGCGGCCGATATTGCACGCTCGCGCTGGCCGCCGTGGACCGGGACCCGGCCGGCCGGCTCACCGTCTCGCTCTACCTGGCCGGCCACGACCGGCCGGTGCTGGTCCGGGCCGACGGGCGGGCGTCGTTCGTGGGTTCCGGGGGTACCGCGCTCGGCCTGCTCGACTCGATCGCCTCGCCGGTCGCCGAGGTGCGGCTCGACCCCGGTGACGCGCTGGTCTTCTACACCGACGGGGTGACCGAGCGGCGGCGCGGCCGGGAACTCTTCGGCACCGAGCGGCTGCGGGACGCGGCGGCGCCGCTGGCCGGCTATTCGGCGGACGTGGTGGCGGCCCGGCTGCGCGCGGCGGCGATCAACTTTTCGGTCGAGTCGCCCCGGGACGACATCGCGATCCTGGTACTCCGCAACGACTCTGTCGGCTGA
- a CDS encoding LysR family transcriptional regulator — translation MLSLVHLKVLAAVARHESVTEAARELHYSQPSVSHHLSRLEAAIGVRLVQRIGRGIRLTPEGWLLANRAAEIVGRVDAATSELAAQVWRPAGPARTAADASALSTIVPRAAVTLAQAHPGLELSLIDRHPVEALQMLRHGEIDVALVFRHADAPVEDDGFRLRHLADDPIHLISQRPDDSLANHRHSAWIGGCARCQEELTAACRRAGFTPRIASLSDDMVVVQALVAAGTGVAILPGLALQAHRRPDIHASELTGFRRQIHAATYGEPPDPPAVAAVLAALAGAATPTTSSTTATQ, via the coding sequence ATGCTGAGTCTGGTCCACCTCAAGGTCCTGGCTGCGGTGGCCCGGCACGAGTCGGTGACCGAAGCGGCGAGAGAGCTGCACTACTCCCAACCGTCGGTGAGCCACCACCTGTCCCGCCTGGAGGCGGCCATCGGCGTCCGGCTCGTGCAGCGGATCGGTCGTGGCATCCGGTTGACCCCGGAAGGGTGGCTGCTGGCCAACCGGGCCGCCGAGATCGTGGGACGGGTCGACGCGGCGACCAGCGAACTCGCCGCACAGGTCTGGCGGCCAGCCGGACCCGCCCGGACCGCAGCCGACGCGTCGGCGTTGAGCACAATCGTGCCCAGGGCGGCCGTCACGTTGGCCCAGGCGCACCCGGGACTCGAACTGAGCCTGATCGACCGCCACCCGGTCGAGGCGTTGCAGATGCTGCGACACGGCGAGATCGATGTCGCACTCGTCTTCCGACACGCCGACGCCCCGGTCGAGGACGACGGATTCCGCCTCCGCCACCTCGCCGACGACCCCATCCACCTCATCAGCCAGCGCCCCGACGACAGCCTCGCGAACCACCGCCACTCCGCCTGGATCGGCGGGTGCGCACGGTGCCAGGAGGAGCTGACCGCCGCGTGCCGGCGAGCGGGCTTCACCCCCCGGATCGCCTCACTCAGCGACGACATGGTCGTCGTGCAAGCCCTCGTCGCCGCCGGCACAGGCGTGGCGATCCTGCCCGGCCTCGCGCTCCAGGCCCATCGCCGGCCCGACATCCACGCCAGCGAACTCACCGGCTTCCGCCGCCAGATCCACGCCGCCACCTACGGCGAACCACCCGACCCGCCCGCCGTCGCGGCCGTACTGGCCGCACTCGCCGGAGCGGCCACGCCGACGACATCGAGCACGACCGCGACCCAGTGA
- a CDS encoding S9 family peptidase: protein MTTETTAAPVAKRVPTERTHHGDTVIDEYAWLADKDDPDTIGYLTAENTYTEQTTARLGLLRETLFNETKRRTKETDLSVPSRKNGHWYYTRTVEGQQYGIHCRRAVRDGEATPSMPEDGLPLPGEEILLDGNALAQGHDFFALGTYGVSPDGRWLAYSTDFAGDERFTLRVKDLSTGEVLADEVPNTFYGSAWSADGSTLFYLTVDESWRPYRVWRHTVGTSADADEIVYQEDDERFWVGVGLTRSENFVVIDSQSKVTSEVRVIPASNPTGEPAVIAPRRQGIEYSIEHHGHRFLILHNDGAEDFALAYTSADAPGDWVPMIEHTPGTRLEAVDAFANHIVVSLRTAGLTGIRVLPVGSTESYDIDFPEPLYDVGLHSNPEYQTTSVRLHYASLTTPDSVYDFDLVTREMVLRKRKPVLGDFDPAHYEQHRDWALADDGTRVPISLVCRVGTPRDGSAPCVLYGYGSYEASMDPWFSIPRLSLLDRGVVFAIAHVRGGGELGRRWYETGKLLAKKNTFTDFVATARHLVKAGWTSADRLVARGGSAGGLLMGAVANIAPDAFAGIVAQVPFVDPLNSILDPSLPLTVTEWEEWGNPLADPEVYAYMKSYSPYENVTAQDYPPILAVTSLNDTRVLYHEPAKWIARLRAVAPQGSYLLKTEMGAGHGGPSGRYDSWREEAFVAAWILDRLRVTA from the coding sequence GTGACCACTGAGACGACCGCCGCCCCCGTCGCCAAGCGGGTGCCGACCGAGCGCACCCACCACGGCGACACGGTGATCGACGAGTACGCCTGGCTCGCCGACAAGGACGACCCGGACACGATCGGCTACCTGACCGCGGAGAACACCTACACCGAGCAGACCACGGCCCGACTCGGTCTGTTGCGGGAGACGCTGTTCAACGAGACGAAGCGGCGGACCAAAGAAACCGATCTATCGGTGCCGAGCCGCAAGAACGGCCACTGGTACTACACCCGGACGGTCGAAGGCCAGCAGTACGGCATCCACTGCCGCCGGGCGGTACGCGACGGCGAGGCGACCCCGTCGATGCCGGAGGACGGCTTGCCGCTGCCCGGCGAGGAGATCCTGCTCGACGGCAACGCGCTGGCGCAGGGGCACGACTTCTTCGCCCTCGGCACCTACGGCGTCAGCCCGGACGGGCGCTGGCTCGCCTACTCCACCGACTTCGCCGGTGACGAGCGGTTCACGCTGCGGGTCAAGGACCTCAGCACCGGCGAGGTGCTCGCCGACGAGGTGCCGAACACGTTCTACGGCAGCGCCTGGTCGGCCGACGGCTCCACATTGTTCTATCTGACCGTCGACGAGAGCTGGCGGCCCTACCGGGTCTGGCGGCACACCGTCGGCACGTCGGCGGACGCCGACGAGATCGTCTACCAGGAGGACGACGAGCGGTTCTGGGTCGGCGTCGGGCTGACCCGCTCGGAGAACTTCGTCGTCATCGACTCGCAGAGCAAGGTCACCAGCGAGGTCCGGGTCATCCCGGCCAGCAACCCGACCGGCGAGCCGGCGGTGATCGCGCCCCGGCGGCAGGGCATCGAATACTCGATCGAGCACCACGGGCACCGGTTCCTGATCCTGCACAACGACGGCGCGGAGGACTTCGCGCTCGCGTACACCTCGGCGGACGCGCCCGGGGACTGGGTGCCGATGATCGAGCACACCCCCGGTACCCGACTGGAGGCGGTCGACGCCTTCGCCAACCACATCGTGGTGTCGCTGCGCACGGCGGGGCTGACCGGGATCCGGGTGCTGCCGGTCGGCAGTACCGAGTCGTACGACATCGACTTTCCGGAGCCGCTCTACGACGTCGGGCTGCACAGCAACCCCGAATACCAGACCACCAGCGTACGGCTGCACTACGCCTCGCTGACCACCCCCGACTCCGTCTACGACTTCGACCTGGTCACCCGGGAGATGGTGCTGCGCAAGCGGAAGCCGGTGCTCGGCGACTTCGACCCGGCGCACTACGAGCAGCACCGGGACTGGGCGCTGGCCGACGACGGGACCCGGGTGCCGATCTCGCTGGTCTGCCGGGTCGGCACGCCCCGGGACGGCTCGGCGCCCTGCGTGCTCTACGGCTACGGCTCCTACGAGGCCAGCATGGACCCGTGGTTCTCGATCCCCCGGCTCTCCCTGCTGGACCGGGGCGTGGTCTTCGCGATCGCGCACGTGCGCGGCGGTGGCGAGCTGGGCCGCCGGTGGTACGAGACCGGCAAGCTGCTGGCCAAGAAGAACACCTTCACCGACTTCGTGGCCACCGCCCGACACCTGGTCAAGGCCGGTTGGACCTCGGCGGACCGGCTGGTCGCCCGGGGCGGCTCGGCCGGCGGGCTGCTGATGGGCGCGGTGGCCAACATCGCCCCGGACGCCTTCGCCGGGATCGTCGCGCAGGTGCCGTTCGTCGACCCGCTCAACTCGATCCTCGACCCGTCGCTGCCGCTGACCGTCACCGAGTGGGAGGAGTGGGGCAACCCGCTGGCCGACCCCGAGGTGTACGCGTACATGAAGTCGTATTCGCCGTACGAGAACGTCACCGCGCAGGACTACCCGCCGATCCTCGCCGTCACCAGCCTGAACGACACCCGGGTGCTCTACCACGAGCCGGCGAAGTGGATCGCCCGGCTCCGGGCGGTCGCCCCGCAGGGGTCGTACCTGCTCAAGACGGAGATGGGTGCCGGGCACGGCGGTCCGAGCGGGCGCTACGACTCCTGGCGCGAGGAGGCGTTCGTCGCGGCCTGGATCCTCGACCGGCTGCGCGTCACGGCATAG
- a CDS encoding glycoside hydrolase family 16 protein, which yields MRTRRATLVLALLATTLVVTPPSPAVAEPGALTWSDEFNAAAGTPPDGSKWKYDIGGSGWGNNEQQYYTNSTSNAAHDGNGNLVITARRENPANYQCHYGRCQYTSARLLTADRFSQTYGRFETRMKLPRGQGIWPAFWMLGGMPWPDQGEIDIMENIGREPGNVYGTLHGPGYSGGSAISSRYTLPGGQAFADAFHTFTVDWAPDSITWYVDGIQYGRKTPADLNGNRWVYDHPFFMIMNIAVGGHWPGYPDASTTFPQQMLVDYVRVWAWNTGGGGNPGTGNQIVGIGNKCIDIPGANPADGTQLQIWDCNGTAAQSWTFTGGTVRAMGKCMDVANGSTANGANIQIVGCNGNPAQQFVLSAAGDLVNPQANKCVDVRDRSTANGAKLQLWECTGGANQKWRRA from the coding sequence ATGCGTACACGCCGAGCCACCCTCGTCCTGGCCCTGCTGGCCACGACGCTGGTGGTAACCCCACCGAGCCCGGCCGTCGCTGAGCCGGGCGCGCTCACCTGGAGCGACGAGTTCAACGCGGCAGCCGGCACCCCGCCCGACGGCAGCAAGTGGAAGTACGACATCGGCGGCAGCGGCTGGGGCAACAACGAGCAGCAGTACTACACCAACAGCACCAGCAACGCCGCGCACGACGGCAACGGCAACCTGGTGATCACCGCCCGCCGGGAGAACCCGGCCAACTACCAGTGCCACTACGGCCGCTGCCAGTACACCTCGGCCCGGTTGCTCACCGCGGACCGCTTCAGCCAGACCTACGGCCGGTTCGAGACCCGGATGAAGCTGCCGCGCGGCCAGGGCATCTGGCCGGCGTTCTGGATGCTCGGCGGCATGCCCTGGCCGGACCAGGGCGAGATCGACATCATGGAGAACATCGGCCGGGAGCCCGGCAACGTGTACGGCACGCTGCACGGCCCCGGCTACTCCGGCGGCAGCGCGATCAGCTCCCGCTACACGCTCCCCGGCGGCCAGGCGTTCGCCGACGCCTTCCACACCTTCACCGTGGACTGGGCACCGGACTCGATCACCTGGTACGTCGACGGCATCCAGTACGGCCGCAAGACCCCGGCTGACCTGAACGGCAACCGCTGGGTCTACGACCACCCGTTCTTCATGATCATGAACATCGCGGTTGGCGGCCACTGGCCGGGCTACCCCGACGCCAGCACCACGTTCCCGCAGCAGATGCTGGTCGACTACGTCCGGGTCTGGGCCTGGAACACCGGTGGCGGCGGCAACCCCGGCACCGGCAACCAGATCGTCGGGATCGGCAACAAGTGCATCGACATCCCCGGCGCCAACCCGGCCGACGGCACCCAGTTGCAGATCTGGGACTGCAACGGCACCGCCGCGCAGAGCTGGACCTTCACCGGCGGCACGGTCCGGGCGATGGGCAAGTGCATGGACGTGGCGAACGGCTCGACGGCCAACGGCGCCAACATCCAGATCGTCGGCTGCAACGGCAACCCCGCCCAGCAGTTCGTGTTGAGCGCGGCCGGTGACCTGGTGAACCCGCAGGCGAACAAGTGCGTCGACGTACGCGACCGGAGCACCGCCAACGGTGCCAAGCTGCAACTCTGGGAGTGCACGGGCGGCGCGAACCAGAAGTGGCGACGCGCCTGA
- a CDS encoding dihydrofolate reductase family protein: protein MTAHIGKVVCGITISADGYSAGLNQTEERPFGEDGGDGWGDKLHAWFTDAPEESRAEIDQMTAAKAFIMGRNMFGPVRGEWDRQWNGWWGENPPYHAPVFVLTHHPREPQPMEGGTTFHFVTDGIESALAQAREAAGDGEVAIMGGATTVNQYLAAGLIDELRLHIAPLTLGAGTRLFEGVPPLKLEQVTSRATSLVTHVTYRVLS, encoded by the coding sequence ATGACCGCACATATCGGCAAGGTGGTCTGCGGCATCACGATCTCGGCCGACGGGTACTCGGCCGGGCTCAACCAGACCGAGGAACGCCCGTTCGGCGAGGACGGCGGCGACGGCTGGGGCGACAAGCTGCACGCCTGGTTCACCGACGCGCCCGAGGAGAGCAGGGCCGAGATCGACCAGATGACCGCGGCCAAGGCGTTCATCATGGGCCGCAACATGTTCGGCCCCGTGCGTGGCGAGTGGGATCGGCAGTGGAACGGCTGGTGGGGCGAGAATCCGCCGTACCACGCACCGGTGTTCGTGCTCACCCACCACCCGCGCGAGCCGCAGCCGATGGAGGGCGGCACCACGTTCCACTTCGTCACCGACGGGATCGAGTCGGCACTGGCACAGGCGCGCGAAGCGGCCGGCGACGGCGAGGTCGCGATCATGGGCGGCGCGACGACCGTCAACCAGTACCTCGCCGCCGGCCTGATCGACGAGTTGCGGCTGCACATCGCGCCGCTCACGCTCGGCGCCGGTACGCGGCTGTTCGAGGGCGTCCCGCCGCTGAAACTGGAGCAGGTGACGTCACGGGCGACGAGCCTGGTCACGCACGTGACCTACCGCGTGCTCTCCTGA
- a CDS encoding MerR family transcriptional regulator, which yields MLIGEVARRSGVSARMLRHYESLGLISPTGRTGTGYREYSSEDIRRIFHIESLRSLGLSLRDVRRAFDDPDFAPAELVNDLIRRTQERVAAATELLTRLQRIGAAEPADWADVLQTVALLQQLGSESAGTRLRAALSSIQEVPAPAEALAEAALSETDPNVVGALRWALAQSGDGGLALLAQGLDSSVAEVRKRAVQTIAEIPDGAATALLRNALTNADIVVRRYAALALGARGVTDAVPTLLEMIVDAANDIDAADALSALATDPAWADQIASGLVHRLDRATESDTRRRLTQALADIPGITAARALAELSHDEDRAVALTATYILELRDAR from the coding sequence GTGTTGATCGGTGAGGTGGCCCGACGGTCCGGGGTGAGCGCCCGCATGCTCAGGCATTACGAGTCACTCGGCCTGATCTCGCCCACGGGTCGTACCGGAACCGGTTACCGCGAGTACTCCAGCGAGGACATCCGGCGGATCTTCCATATCGAGAGCCTGCGGTCACTGGGCCTGTCGCTGCGTGACGTCAGGCGCGCGTTCGATGATCCCGACTTCGCGCCAGCGGAGCTCGTCAACGACCTCATCCGCCGGACGCAGGAACGTGTCGCGGCTGCGACGGAGCTGCTCACGCGACTCCAGCGAATCGGGGCAGCAGAACCCGCAGACTGGGCGGATGTGCTCCAGACCGTCGCACTCCTGCAGCAACTGGGGTCGGAGAGCGCCGGTACGCGCCTGCGTGCGGCGCTCTCCTCGATCCAAGAGGTTCCGGCGCCAGCGGAAGCACTGGCCGAGGCAGCACTGAGCGAGACGGACCCGAACGTCGTCGGAGCCCTTCGGTGGGCCCTGGCGCAATCTGGCGACGGCGGGTTGGCGCTGCTGGCACAGGGACTCGACTCATCAGTGGCTGAGGTGCGGAAACGCGCCGTTCAGACCATTGCGGAGATCCCGGACGGCGCCGCGACCGCACTGCTGCGCAACGCTCTCACCAACGCCGACATCGTGGTCCGCAGGTACGCCGCTCTGGCGCTCGGGGCACGTGGAGTGACCGATGCGGTTCCGACACTGCTGGAAATGATCGTCGATGCGGCGAACGACATCGACGCGGCCGACGCACTCAGCGCGCTGGCGACTGATCCTGCGTGGGCGGACCAGATCGCCAGCGGCCTGGTCCACCGCCTCGACCGCGCCACCGAGTCGGACACACGTCGACGGCTGACGCAGGCGCTCGCGGACATCCCGGGGATCACCGCCGCTCGGGCCCTCGCAGAACTGTCACATGACGAAGACCGTGCAGTCGCGCTCACCGCGACCTACATCCTCGAACTCCGCGACGCCCGATGA
- a CDS encoding HEAT repeat domain-containing protein has translation MAGPEKDAETVGALRGLEHSDPSVRLRSALAVGTTPDQRLVDKLIERCATEPEFYVREMLTWALIRHPASTTVPKLVDELRSRRAQARSQALHTLSKIGDRRAWPAITRDLLTDAEDEVARSAWRAAVALVPDGEEPELAAVLATQLGRGNHETQLSLSRALVSLGEVITPILHAATTDPDPRVRQHALATERLLRDPDAGFGFAIEEAKRIVALGTTRQER, from the coding sequence ATGGCTGGGCCGGAGAAAGACGCGGAGACGGTTGGAGCCCTGCGAGGGCTGGAGCACAGCGACCCGTCGGTGCGGCTGCGGTCGGCGTTGGCGGTCGGCACGACCCCGGACCAGCGGCTCGTCGACAAGCTCATCGAACGATGCGCGACCGAGCCGGAATTCTACGTGCGGGAGATGCTCACCTGGGCACTGATCCGCCACCCAGCGTCAACAACGGTGCCGAAGCTTGTCGACGAACTCCGCTCGCGACGGGCACAGGCACGGAGCCAGGCGTTGCACACGCTGTCCAAGATCGGGGATCGGCGAGCGTGGCCAGCGATCACGCGGGACCTGCTGACCGATGCCGAGGACGAGGTGGCGCGGAGCGCCTGGCGAGCAGCGGTCGCGCTGGTGCCCGACGGCGAGGAACCCGAATTGGCCGCAGTGTTGGCCACCCAGCTCGGGCGCGGCAACCATGAGACGCAGTTGAGCCTCAGCCGGGCGCTGGTCTCACTCGGTGAGGTGATCACGCCGATCCTGCACGCGGCGACGACCGATCCCGATCCTCGGGTGCGTCAGCACGCGCTCGCCACGGAACGGCTGTTGCGCGACCCGGATGCCGGATTCGGGTTCGCGATCGAGGAGGCGAAGCGCATAGTGGCCCTCGGCACAACTCGCCAGGAAAGGTGA